AACCtggaaaaaatcaaaataaaataaatcacagaGCGCCAATTTACCCAAACTCTCAAAATGAGTTTAAAAGACAGGAAGAAGCCCCGCTGATAGAAACCAGCAGTTCCATGCAACGATCTTGAAACACAAGTTCTCCTCTGACTATCACCAGCTCATCCACATCCATTTTCATATGTGCAGCTGATAAGTCGTGACTAATTCTGAGAGTTGCATTTGCATGACACACAGACCTGATTTTAGTTAATGAGCAACTTTAACAACGCTCAGTGAGCCCCTCAAACAGCTGCTCAGTGTCAGGAACTGTTTTCAGCGGTGGACTAATCTGTGTGTTATGCTCGAGCAAGTCCTTGTGGAAGCAGGAAGTTAGGGTCAGTGTTCACTCGAGGGTTTTATAAGGTTCGGGTGCAGCTTTGATTCAATCACTTACAGGCCTGAAGTTGTTCGTGTAATTTTCAGCCCTCAGAAACATCTGCAGGTCTTTGATATTCCCCAGAGTGGCGCTCATTCCTATTATCTGAGTtgtttctggaaaaaaaagaaaaagaacccaAAAGCAAgaagtttgtttttaacttaagGCTGGATTGAGTTATGGAGACTATAAGAAGACACTTACTGCTCACATATTGAACTTTGGCCAGAGTCATTTCTATAATGGCCCCTCTGCTGCCGTCACCCAGCATGTGAAGCTGCAGAAGAAACAAAATCTCAGTTAAATGTCCTCCAGCCATATAAAACACCTTTCATCCAAAGTGGGAGGTACCTCATCAACCACCACCAGTCCAAGGTTATCCAGCCTGCTGCTCTCTATCAGAGAGTTGACGAGGCTGTGAGCCTTCTCTATGGTTGCGATGTAAAGGGACGTCTTGTTTCTTCTCTTCACGGGAGGAAACCTGCCCTTGCTGCCAGCGTACTCCTCCACCATGAAGTCCAGCTCCAGACCAAAGCTTGCTAAACCACGCACCTGGAAAAGTGAAAAGTACTTCCTAAGAGTTCAAAACGAAGGCTGTTAATGTCTCTGAAAGGTGTCCCACAAGGCTCTAGTTTTGATCCTCTTTTATTTCTTATGAACATAAATATGATAATGATATGATTAGAGATGGAAATCGAGAGTAGTAGtgcaattccttggaatcgttaaTCTGCCTGCCTATGGATCCTGCTTATCAGTTCTTGCACTCTCACTacgatcagctgatttcagtttgtgtgccaGAGGAAAATAGTGGTGCAGTCTTCAGTGTGGACATGGAcatgacttttatttttatttcacaaaagGATGAGAGTGTGATGGTAAAGTGGAGACTGCTCCAGGACAGAAAAACGGCATCACTGTTAACACAGCTTCAGCTCTTCACAAGCACCTGCACAgccagcatgctaacactaagctagccaagagcCCAGagcgattttaaagctgagtgaatgctgaccccagaccagcaccgtgataaaATGAATCGTCATTTGTGTTGAAGACAACCATtgctgaacttcaacaggtaacaaactgaTAAGCAGTCAGGCCCGTTTCTACCTTTTCATGTTTCTAAAGTGGCATAGAATCACCATGACAactgctttaacctcctaagactcgaactcttccatggcatgcatttttaatttatctttaatatttgggcatattgggacctgatgaatgtcaaaacaaagaattaccagatttttttttttttactgatttttgtttctaagaaaaatgagagccacatgaggatatttgtttaaaatttcgatagaacaatagtagtataatgtcctcgtaagcaatgttccctctaagctgcgcgcgtgcgcaattgcgcactgctggcacgtctCTGCGCAGAAAAAATCTGCGTTgcgtacaaaaaaagaaatctaacctgaaattaaagtaaatacGCTAACAATTCTGTTTggcagtaagtgactggctgctcccgtatgggattagaacgatgccaccttattcCATAGTTCAGCCAATCACGCGATTCAcgttcgtatatacgcagctaatcaacgtcgctgataggctatgacagcgtccttatatGCCGACGCCGGTGTTttatgctgggcagacactgtgcgatttttggcccattttgagccgatttttgagtcgtgcgaccgttttggcgatcggccggattttggccttcatcgtgtagtatacgtggggtaacgagaagcgattgagacctcacgaccagctcccgatcatcaatcgcttggtcgtgagggtgtcaccgcagtttctcacactgcgcacgcgcaaacacaaatgtcagcgaaaaagacggcgcagcacggcagtgcagcgtgtgatctggacacaagcgatggaggcacaacttgtagaactatgGCAAgttcatccgagccttttcgatgtggcctcacaaaattatcacgaccacaacaaccgtgaaaatagttggatctacactgctgctcaatcacagctgcctgatcaatgtttttcattagcaatttagcaaagttgatggtggtggtgtgtctgtgtgagtgaaagacagagagagagagcgacagaatttctgttataaccttcattttatggacgcacagtgtgagcagtcgggtcgcatcagagcatcggaccgtatagtgtgagaccctgcatcgtgacctatgaacttctaacccctgcgagtcaatcgtacagtttgagcaggagctgaatcgcgcgactaaaaaaaatcgcacagtgtaagcccagcattagctagcaaagcggctgatgtggagtgaagccacgttaatgacaacgtgtacaaccactggagatgtgagcaggacagacggaacaattgacggaaaaggtgtggactttataccagtttttaaatggtgttgataggccacgtaaaaccagagttatgataaaaatatgtgCAATGTAACGttctgcattacttttaagaaaagtgcTCAGTGTAATAacttttttactttacttttttgagtaatgaccccaacactgatcacaacaaagagagaaaatacctccaacatgcacaaacctTTGACCACACTGCATGTAATTAATTTGCATgaatgtaatgtctttgatatggtGCTTAAAGATGGTGGTGACTCTCAAAGTGGAGCCAATGAGAATTGATAAGGAAATCGATAATCCACACTACCATGGCAGTTTGTATCACCCCACAGTGCTATATTtctgatttttatttgtatttcttcTAAGCGCAAATTAAAATTTACGCTTAGAAGAagttttatcattttatattttaagtcaAAGCTTGTTATCCCACACAACCAGAAAGTCATTACTTCTACTTCTCTTTTAttccacaaacacaaatattatTATCCTCTGATGTCAAgttctatgcagatgatatacTTTTATATCTGAGACCAAAAGCTAACTAACCATTTGCTCGTGTTCAGGAGTGAGAGTAACATCAACAATAATCCCAGTCTGAAAGTTTCCCTACAGAACATTAAACAACATCGATTAATTTTACTCATTTGCCTATTACCCATTAGCAGCTCAGTAGCATCTACTAGCATTTATGCATTCTGTTGACAAAACAGACTTTTCTGATATGTTTTGATGTTCTGTGGTTTCTGTACCTTCTCCTGCACCAGCGATATGTAGGGCAAGATGAACAGACAGTCCTTCCTCCTGCACAGCAGTTCTCTGAGGATAAGGATCTCTGCCACTAGAGTTTTCCCACCACTGGTGGGAAGGGAGTAGATCAGATTCTTCCTCTGCTGAACACAGTCCAAGTTCAGACACGTCTGCTGCCAGTCTgaagaaacccaaaaaaacaaaaccggtTGTAAATGTCTTCACTTGACTTATTCTGTgcagaaactacaatatttcaaTTTTATTGTGATATACAAAAATCTCACCATACAAACTCTGGATtcctctcagtttaaacatcagCTCCTTCACTTTGCTTGGAAGCCCAAAGAATGGCCCAAGGTCAGGCATGTCAGCAGAGACAGTCTCCATGGCCTGCATGGCGACGTTTATCTCCTCAGAAACCACCGCCTCCTTCAGCATCGCTGTCCGTGAAACGGCAGAAGGAGCCGCTGCGTTGCCAAGCATCGTCCTCTTCAGCTGGTCGGCAACGCTCCTCCTCGCTCCGGCTGGTCTCCTGAGTGGACCCTCTCCGTTTGCTAGTCCTCTGAAAGGCGTTGAGGTTTTGTCTCTGTCCTGGAGTCGGCTTCTCTTCGCCTTCTCCTGAACTTCCTCCTGAAACTGCAGCTGGCTAGCCGGTAGGTCCTCGAAGGGTTCATCTCCAAGGCCGTCCAGAATGGAGTCTGAGAGGACATCCTCGTCTTCTGGTTGTTGCTCCACCCCTCGAAGCCTTTCATTTTGCTCGGCATCATCCAGTTTTGCCAGGACAGACGAATCCCCTAAGATGCTGTCATAGTCGCCGAATAAATCCTCGCTGTCGCTGCAGTACtgccaagaaaaaaagaataccaCCAGCGTGGACTTCAAACAGGTTATTAATCGATCAGggcatcatttttctttctgatttctgattACTCTATGACCAACTGAGTCATTAAACACATCGGGGAGGTGTTCACTGAGCTCAGAGATTAGGTGAGGAGGAGGCCCATTTTCTCAGACTTCAATGCACTCAGACTTGAGGAGAGTCGAACCCTGCTGGTCAATATGCAAGATGTACCTCCACAGTTCTGCTTTCAGCCATGATGCTGCTGATCCTCCTGTTGGAGTTGCATAGCGGGGAACAGACAGCCCCTCCCCTCTTCCTGGCAGGTGTCAGGTAAGCTTTCAGGTGGTCTCTCGCCCTCTTCCTCTGACAGACTCGTTTTATTTTGACTTCCAGCCTTCCGTAGTTCATCCCTGTGAGCGCAGACCCCTGCGGCTACATGTGAAACACAATAAACATTTTATAGTTCTCGCATACTTCACTAACCTGCTGCTGCAGCCATTTAAACGCCACCTTAAACAAGTTGACGTTAAATGATGAGACCTAAAAACACCAAAGAGCCCACACAGGCTCAGTGAGCAGCTAGCTAGCAAGCGCCGGCATTCAGttacaaaaactacaaattaaTCACAAACAagctcaaataaataaaagtgtgtCCATGGAATAACTTTTAACACCACCAGTAATAATAACGTTCACTAAACGCGTATCTACAGCAGCTCAGCGAATCCTTCATTCAAAATAACTATCATTAATCCTGGAGTGAGAGAGAAATGCCACCATCACTTCCGCTTTCGATTTACTGAGGCGCTAACTCTGAGTTACAGTCGTTCAAAAAGTGTCAAAACGTGCAATTAAACATCTCGATTAGCTTTTAAATGCTAAAAAATTAAGTCTTATCAAACCTTAATAATTAGACGCCTTGGATGAAAAATTTAGTTTCGACTGAAAACGGGTTAAGTCTGTTTTGAAACGGTAATTAGATGTGATGTTTGCCGCTCGGATAGTTTAGGAGTTTTAGGACAGCTGTACGTGGTTTCAGTCACGTTTCAATGACAAACTGCAACACCGCTTTAACATACATTAATAGCAAGCTGACAAGTGGCACAAACTAAAGCTAATCTGAGGCTTAGGGCTGCTTTTCCCAAGACTTTATGTGTTCCGCGTGATTTCTATCTTGATTTGGTTTATCTTTGGAATGAGTAACAAACCTTTCCGTAAAAAAACTCAAAGCGAAGCGTTATATCTCATTAATATTAAACATTTAGATTGTGTAAATCcgtgaaatattaaaaacagacaGAATACGTCTTTtaggtttatattttaaatttagtGACATCGTCCAGTCACAGTATATATCCAAGTCACAAGCAGCCTTTGCGGAAGTGGTTGGAAGTATTTCTCAGTTGCAGCGGAAGCGGTTCCTGTCCCGTGTTAGGTCAACATGTTGTGTCTGAGGGAGTTGCAGAGGTGGAAACCTGTCTTATGTCGTTATGGAAACACAGGTGAGTCGTGCGTAACACgttaattacaaaaataaaagtttaactCCAATCCTTCTGGTGCAAATGCTAACTCTAGCCGTGCTGCTTCCGTGCAGGTGTGCGGAGCTTCGCGGTCGCAGCAGATGAAGCCGGACGGACGGAGGGCGGGGTGGGTGCTGAGTGCAGGCTGATGGATGCTCGCCGTTGATTTCAGTTTGGTTATGaagatttgtttgtgtttttcagctgGTGAACATGGAGAACCCGTACAGAGAGCCCCAGAAGGGCTGCGTCCTCTGTGACGTCACGGTGGACTTTAAAAACATCCAGGTGAGTCAAACGGGAAGAAACAGCTCTTCACCACAGATTAAATAATGAGAAACACGCTGAGTGAGATTATTGTCAGAATATCTGTGACCGGGAAGATTATAATCAGTTTATCAGAAATCAGGCCttcacctctgacctttgcgCTTGGGTGCACACCTGAAGCAGCAGCTCTGCTCCTCCAGGTGTGTGACAGGATCTCCTGATCCCAAGTCAGACTGAGTCTCAGTTCAGTCGTGGATTAATCTGAGTTTGTCGCCCTGCAGCTGCTCTCTCAGTTCATCTCGCCGCACACGGGCAGGATCTATGGCCGCCACATCACAGGTGAGTCTTTGCCCGAAACAGGTCATCTGGATTAAATCATCATCTGGTTGGGTCACACCTCCTTCTGTTTTTTCAGGTTTATGCGGAAGGAAACAGAAAGAAGTGTCGAAGGCGATAAAGAAGGCTCAGTCCATGGGTACGTTCACAGCATCTTAACTTTCAATTCTTCTGTTTCGTCATTTGATTTGTTTGCTGTCATAATCTCAACTTTAATCCCAATTTttgtctgttctttttttttttttttttttttagactaaattattaaattttttaaattttagtaAATTAATATTTGATGACCCAATTaatgaaaagcttttttttgcatttttcctctttttcatatttttgcctTTTAACAAATATAATCCAAACATTCCCATTTTCGCCACATTTCTAACATAATTATATAAGAAGCGTTTCCCTCTGAGCTGAGCTACTGCTGTTAATATAAACTTTTGTTTGCAGGTTTCATGTCAGTGACGCACAAACATCCACAGTTCATGAAGGACCCTAACATCTGTGGAATCAAACATCTGGATTAGTGTGAAacatctgtgtgtctgtgtaaataaagtttCTCTGCTGTCAGTTTGCTGTCGGTGAATTTCTTGGGCCAAAGCGTCAAACGTGAAGCGTGTCCTCATCAGAGTAAACACCTCTGCACGGTTTCTTAATGTGAAGGAgtttaaacactttaaaaacacttgctaatttttttttttttaatttggaccTTCTGAAAACTGAAAGGTTGTGACGTCATCTGAAGACCTTCAACCATCACACTAAACGGAGAATCTATAAAATATTCTATCTATAAAATAATGACTGAAATATTGTTTTCCTGGATTCTCTTTCAAAGTTTGTGTCACTGGAgtttaaaacaaagacaatgcGTGAACTAACGTAACCCGGGATCTCTGAAGTCCCGTCGCCTCGTACAGAGCCGGTAAAACCCAGAAGGTTCGTGTTTATGGAGAAAAATCAGTTGGCCTCATTGAGCCGGTGAGACTGGCTGTGGGAGAAAACTCTTCTTGCATTTCATCAGTTTTTAGAGTTCTCACCACCACCTGGACTGGACCGGACTCTGTCGTGGGCTGATTCTGGTCCCCAAGCCACATGTTTGACTCCTCTGATTTatatgaaacagaaaataaaaacaggcaGGTTTGTGTAATTCAGAGCTTTATGATTTCTGCTGCAGTCTGAAGATAAACTCGAATGACCGCACACGGTCAGACCTTTAATGGAACGCACGCTTCATCctttacagtgaaaaataaaacgCAGTGTGAAACAGTTTCTTTGTGAGCGCGAGATCAACTGAAGGTCAGGCAAAAACTTTGAAACCAAAGAAAAGGTAAAAACCCGATGACTCTAAAACCGAACATCTGGAACAAACACCAAAGTGTCACAGCTGGAAGTCTAAATCAAACCAGTCCTCCATCTGAGCGTGAAGAGTCTGAACTTTACACCTGCTCAGGTAAAAAGAACCTCTGCTGTCCTTTTTTGAAACAAACTTTATCAATAACAGTTCTTTTAAACAGACCGGTTCCAAAAACATCCGACAGAACTTGGATACGTCCTGGACTCAGCTCTTGCTCCTCCTGCGTTTCCTCTCCTTCTCTGGCAGCATTTCCCTCAACCTTTTACGGCAGTTTGTTGCGCTCGGCGGCGGCGCCTCCCTTGCTGTCGTGGAAATGTCATCTGTGTGGTCAGGAACAGGAAGTCCCTGCAGCGTGAGCGTCTGAGTGTGGAAGAGCGGCGAGGAGGCGAGCAGCGCCCTGACGGCCTCCTGAAGCAGCCGGTTTTTCCTTGGCTCGCCAGGGTCGGTGGCGCTTTCTGTTCATGGAGAAAGTGCAAAAGTTCAGAAACATTTTTACTGCAGGTCATCAGCCAACCGTgattttaaataaagacattaaaCTGGCACTTCCTTTTTCCTCTCCTGTCAGGGTTTTCACCTTCACCTACCACTTTAATTATCACTGCGAACCAAAtattcatcattattattattttaatttctaaCTGGTcgaatttttaaaatatgaaaaaatcgAAAAATTCTCTCCATGAAAATGCAAAGAGCGACTTCACAGTCTGTGGAGAGCACGCCAAAGCAACACGCAGTGATATAGACCTAACCACGACAAAATACTGGCCAATCAAAAGCCCACAAATCACACAACACCTTTGACATTATGAGACTAACTCTCAGTTTTCCTTGTCCACATGTTAGCACGGAAAGAGTTTCTgcgttgtgtttttaaaatgctgGGCTGATCCTGAGACGTGTCTCTGGTGTCGGGAAGAGGCAGATACCGGAAATTCATCTAATCCCGCTGCTGTGtgagattagataaaataatctGAAACCTTTTCCTGATTCGCtctgctgtctctctctgaGCTTCGTCCTCAGGGCTGACACCTCCGTCTGCAGCATTTCGACCAGGCGTTCGCTCTCCTCCACGTCTCTGCACGTTTTCTGTTCACAAACAGAAGGATGCAGAGTGaatcaaacaggaagtgaggtgGCAGGAAGTTCAGGTGCTCTGACAATTTTGCTCACCTGCAGCTCCACCTGCAGCGAGTCGTTCATCTTATTCACTTCGTTCACCTCCTTCAGCAGCCCGCTGGAGCAGAAGAACTTTGACCTGAAACAAAGAGATCTCAGTTATgccagcagaaacacagacacggTGTAAACGTGCCAGCGTGGGCGGGGCATACCCGTGTTTCTTCATTGTGAGGCTGTAACCGGCTGCAGAGCACGGCGCCGACACCTTCCAGTAAGAAAGCTGCTCGAGGAGGCcgaggttggtgatgagcacgGGGACGTTCATGAAGTGCCTCCacaggagaagaagaaacacaaacCATAAGGAAAAGACACGAGTCAGTTAAACGTGGAAACACCGAGCTGTCCACCCGCCTCCACCTACCTGTTTTCATTCAACGTTCCTCTAACTGACCTGATTGCTTCACCCAAAGCTGAGATGTTTTAGACCTCTGTGACTGACCTTAAAGCCTCACCAGTGTCCCTGAATGCCTCccagttgtttttattcactttAAAAGCCAACTGGAGCATTTTAATAATTATACAACATTTCACTTCATTCACACTCAGTTTCTTCTGATATTTAAGTTGCCAGCACCTGCTGAGTAAAatgaggttttttcttttctttttatataaaaCTAAGAAACATTCATCCAACACAAACAGGTGGCAGTGACCTGGTTGATCAGCTTTAACAGTAAAAATTATCTTTAAGAGGTTTCATACGGGAACTTCAGGCAGACAGAGGTTTGGCAGTCTCAGATTCTGATGGTGTTCCTCAGGGCATCGTTCTGGAGCCCCGGGGTAGATTATTTTAAtctaataacttaaaaaaaaaaaaaaagcccacctTTGCTAACTCTGTGGACTGATTTCAAATGTCACCAAAGGAGCAACCTCCCACAACACAAACTCCACATTTGGGTAAAATCTATGAGATGATGTGTCTTTGTAGAGGATTAAGAGACAACGCTAGAGAGCAAGCTGATATAAAGATATTCAGGTATACTCAGAGCGCCACCTGCTGCGGGAGATGAAGGCCGAGTACTCCATCCTGTGCGTGGAGCCTGGCGGTGTCGTCTTGGTGGGAGTCAGCAGCACAAAGATCATGTGAGGGTTGGAGAGAGCGCTCTTCAGGTTCTCGTGCACCAGCTTCTCTCTGAAGGTCATCTGCTGCTCCGAGTTCCTGCGCTGCCGGTACCAGCCGATCACGCTCTCCTTCACAAGCCGAACACGTCAATCACATGATCGCATCATGCCGAAACCTTCTCCCCACCCCACTCACCTGCTTGTTCTCTGCCAGCAGCTTGTGTAGCTCCTCCGCGTTCACCTGTCCATCCCTGCTGTACAgactgacacacagacacacctttACATAagaacacagcacacacacgaTGGCATGATTACGTCACGATGCATCACTCACGTGTTCAGTCTGTGGCAGGCGATGTGCTTCTGGACGTCTGTCAGAGAAAACAGACATTCCTAAAAGTGTACCAGTAACTGTAGTACTCGTGTAACCGTACAGTTAATTGAGATGCACTTACTGTATGTTTCCTCGATGTGGATGTGATCGGCCTGAGAGTCGCTGATGGTGACCTGCTCGTCAAACCTGCTCTCTCCGAGGATCAACCCCTCCTGATGGATGAATAAAACCAGATATAAAAACCCTACATCTATAAGCATTTGTTTACTGAATATAATCATTTCAGCTACAGCATTTTtacataaatattaaaatatatgcCAAATTTACCAACAGACCTACCTGAATACTTGAATGTATTTGATTATGTTTCACGCTAACGTTTTCTTGTCAGGAGCCATTTTCATtaaactttacattttttaaatgtagtctGGTGTATTCTGAAACACGGTGGTGGACGAGAACTGAGCACCAATTTTTCAATTAAATTATGGCTTCAGTAAGATTCAGTAGTTGGATTAACCATATGCCGAATTTACCAACAGATCATCGTTAATTTGGGGATCTGTTTAAAAGTGCACGAATAATAATAATCGGTGTTACATTAAAACctaaaatctgtgaatggaGTGTGGTTTGCACCGACGGGAATGGTTGAAAAGGAGCAGTAACATCTCGGGTTTCATGCAAAACTCGACTCGCGTAATCGTTCCGTGTTGGATCATGGATGTACCGAATTTTCCTACAGACCTGtctgaatattaaaatattttttaatatgttttacaCTGTTTGACTTCTTACCGGGACCTGGTTAAATTAGTAGATTTTTGAATGGAGTCTGGTTTGTTTGGAACCTGAGAGCGGTTAGCTAGTTTAAAAGTTGAAGAAACACCACAGGGGGAGTTTTGACTTCACTTA
The Maylandia zebra isolate NMK-2024a linkage group LG7, Mzebra_GT3a, whole genome shotgun sequence DNA segment above includes these coding regions:
- the mrps18c gene encoding small ribosomal subunit protein bS18m, translated to MLCLRELQRWKPVLCRYGNTGVRSFAVAADEAGRTEGGLVNMENPYREPQKGCVLCDVTVDFKNIQLLSQFISPHTGRIYGRHITGLCGRKQKEVSKAIKKAQSMGFMSVTHKHPQFMKDPNICGIKHLD
- the abraxas1 gene encoding BRCA1-A complex subunit Abraxas 1 gives rise to the protein MAEPTVRLPGIVLASLMFQHVNSDSDVEGLILGESRFDEQVTISDSQADHIHIEETYNVQKHIACHRLNTLYSRDGQVNAEELHKLLAENKQESVIGWYRQRRNSEQQMTFREKLVHENLKSALSNPHMIFVLLTPTKTTPPGSTHRMEYSAFISRSRHFMNVPVLITNLGLLEQLSYWKVSAPCSAAGYSLTMKKHGSKFFCSSGLLKEVNEVNKMNDSLQVELQKTCRDVEESERLVEMLQTEVSALRTKLRERQQSESGKESATDPGEPRKNRLLQEAVRALLASSPLFHTQTLTLQGLPVPDHTDDISTTAREAPPPSATNCRKRLREMLPEKERKRRRSKS